In the Bacteroidota bacterium genome, one interval contains:
- a CDS encoding regulatory protein RecX, whose translation MGKTGVGIDVIEAFVKAAVYCSRYERCISQVSLKLKKWTISGDIAGIVIERLVNENYINEERFAKAYAGMQFRMNKWGRLKIVHSLKQLNIPERLIHKSLEEIDEAEYRQVLTSLILKKISQIKSEKILTTQKKVATFVIGKGYEPELVWEVVKRMIQPYGNT comes from the coding sequence ATGGGAAAAACAGGCGTCGGGATTGACGTAATTGAAGCCTTTGTTAAGGCCGCCGTATATTGTTCACGGTATGAACGGTGCATCAGCCAGGTTTCATTGAAACTGAAAAAATGGACTATCAGTGGTGACATTGCCGGAATTGTCATCGAACGGCTGGTCAATGAGAATTATATAAACGAGGAACGTTTTGCAAAAGCCTATGCAGGCATGCAATTCAGAATGAATAAATGGGGAAGGCTGAAAATCGTTCATAGCCTGAAACAACTGAATATCCCTGAAAGGCTTATCCATAAGAGCCTTGAAGAAATTGACGAGGCGGAGTACAGGCAGGTTTTAACATCGCTGATTCTGAAAAAAATTTCCCAAATTAAAAGTGAAAAAATACTGACCACGCAAAAAAAAGTTGCTACATTTGTCATCGGGAAAGGGTATGAACCGGAGTTGGTGTGGGAAGTAGTGAAAAGAATGATACAGCCTTATGGTAACACCTGA
- a CDS encoding NADP-dependent malic enzyme encodes MDPNIRKDALLYHSLGRPGKLEVIPTKPYSTQRDLSLAYTPGVAKPCLEIEKNPDDIYKYTAKGNLVAVISNGTAVLGLGDIGAAAGKPVMEGKGLLFKVFADIDVFDIEIDTKDIDKFVETVILIAPTFGGINLEDIKAPECFEIEDRIKEALDIPVMHDDQHGTAIITAAGLLNVLEIIGKKIGDIKIVINGAGAAAISCTRLYIKLGVNPDNVIMLDSKGVLHKDRKDMNKTKQQFATAKNVHTLEEAIKGADLFLGLSVAGALKKELLLLMAKNPIVFAMANPVPEITYEEATATRDDIIIATGRSDYPNQINNVLGFPFIFRGALDVRATTINDEMKLAAAHALAELAKEPVPEEVNIAYQTTNLSFGRDYFIPKPMDPRLISKVAPAVAKAAMETGVARKPITDWDAYIEELNKRLGAQNTLIRQIKERARKDPKRVVFAEAENYKMLKTAEIILNENVAKPILLGNVQVIHDIINQNGLELDGVEIIDPKSQEQAERRKQFATMFYHKMQRKGVNLTSAEETIMHRNYFAPMLVETGFADAMVSGLTRHYMDQLNPVLDIIGRREGASLVTGMYIIMTKEGPLFFADCTVTKNPQKEQLVEIALQTIHAVKQFHIKPRVAFASYSNFGSHPGKIPDMQREAIEILHRDYPDLIVDGEMQVNYALNSEILKEDFPFSKLVGGPANVLIFPYLTAGNIAYKLMQEVGKFEVIGPILNGLRKSVYIVQMGASVSEIVNLVTVAVIDAQGHEKK; translated from the coding sequence ATGGATCCGAATATCAGAAAAGATGCTTTATTGTATCACTCGTTGGGCCGGCCAGGGAAACTTGAAGTGATACCAACAAAACCTTACAGCACTCAAAGGGATTTATCTCTTGCGTACACACCGGGTGTGGCAAAACCTTGTCTTGAGATTGAAAAAAATCCTGATGACATTTACAAATACACCGCCAAAGGGAATCTGGTTGCCGTCATCTCGAATGGCACAGCCGTTCTTGGTTTGGGCGATATCGGTGCAGCAGCCGGCAAACCGGTAATGGAAGGAAAAGGATTGTTATTTAAAGTGTTTGCTGACATCGATGTGTTTGATATTGAAATTGACACGAAGGATATAGATAAGTTTGTCGAGACAGTCATTCTTATAGCGCCGACTTTTGGTGGTATTAATCTCGAAGACATCAAAGCTCCGGAATGTTTTGAAATCGAGGACAGGATCAAGGAAGCCCTTGATATACCTGTCATGCATGATGACCAGCACGGCACAGCTATCATCACTGCAGCCGGTTTATTGAATGTGCTTGAAATCATTGGTAAAAAGATCGGGGATATTAAAATTGTCATTAATGGTGCTGGAGCTGCTGCCATATCATGTACACGGTTGTATATAAAATTGGGTGTAAATCCGGATAATGTCATTATGCTTGACAGCAAAGGTGTCCTGCATAAGGACCGTAAAGACATGAACAAGACAAAGCAGCAGTTTGCAACGGCAAAGAATGTCCACACGCTTGAAGAAGCCATAAAAGGTGCTGATTTATTTCTTGGATTGTCGGTGGCCGGTGCATTAAAGAAAGAGCTCCTGCTGTTGATGGCTAAGAATCCGATTGTTTTTGCCATGGCCAATCCTGTTCCGGAAATCACTTACGAGGAAGCCACTGCCACCCGTGATGATATCATAATAGCAACCGGACGTTCAGATTATCCCAACCAGATTAACAATGTTCTGGGTTTTCCATTCATCTTCAGGGGCGCTCTCGATGTCAGGGCTACGACCATCAATGACGAAATGAAACTGGCCGCTGCTCATGCCCTGGCCGAATTGGCCAAGGAACCTGTTCCTGAAGAGGTCAACATTGCGTACCAGACAACAAACCTGAGTTTTGGAAGAGACTATTTTATCCCAAAACCGATGGATCCGCGGCTGATCTCAAAGGTAGCACCTGCTGTTGCAAAAGCTGCCATGGAAACAGGTGTGGCACGCAAACCTATTACTGATTGGGATGCCTATATTGAGGAACTCAACAAACGCCTTGGCGCTCAAAATACGCTTATACGCCAAATAAAAGAGCGGGCCAGAAAAGATCCCAAAAGGGTGGTGTTCGCTGAGGCTGAAAATTATAAAATGCTCAAGACAGCTGAGATTATCCTCAATGAAAATGTCGCAAAACCTATTCTGCTCGGAAATGTTCAGGTGATACATGATATCATCAATCAGAATGGTCTTGAGCTGGATGGCGTAGAGATCATCGATCCGAAATCACAGGAACAGGCAGAACGCAGGAAACAGTTTGCCACCATGTTTTACCATAAGATGCAGAGAAAGGGAGTTAATTTAACATCTGCCGAGGAAACCATCATGCACCGCAACTATTTTGCGCCCATGCTTGTCGAAACCGGATTTGCTGATGCCATGGTATCGGGGCTGACAAGACATTATATGGATCAGTTGAATCCTGTGCTGGATATCATCGGCAGAAGAGAAGGCGCTTCACTTGTCACAGGAATGTATATTATCATGACCAAAGAAGGGCCTCTTTTCTTTGCCGATTGCACGGTGACAAAAAATCCTCAAAAGGAACAGCTGGTTGAGATCGCGCTGCAAACCATTCATGCCGTCAAACAGTTCCATATCAAACCAAGGGTGGCCTTTGCATCCTATTCAAACTTCGGCTCGCATCCGGGTAAAATACCCGATATGCAAAGAGAAGCTATTGAAATACTTCACAGGGATTACCCTGATCTGATTGTGGATGGTGAAATGCAGGTCAATTATGCCCTTAACAGCGAAATTTTGAAGGAAGATTTCCCCTTCTCAAAGTTAGTGGGAGGCCCTGCCAATGTTTTGATTTTCCCTTACCTCACCGCCGGCAATATAGCTTACAAGCTCATGCAGGAAGTCGGAAAATTCGAAGTGATTGGACCGATTCTCAATGGATTACGGAAATCAGTGTATATCGTTCAAATGGGAGCATCTGTATCAGAAATCGTGAACCTCGTTACAGTGGCTGTTATCGACGCTCAAGGCCACGAAAAAAAATAA
- the ruvA gene encoding Holliday junction branch migration protein RuvA, whose protein sequence is MYSFIEGKLEKITPACVVVYTSGIGYLLNISLNTYSQIKDKSEYRLFTHLVVREDAMILFGFADEDERHLFRELISVSGIGPNTARVILSSLSPAEVQDAITSEKISVLQSVKGIGAKSAQRIIVDLKDRFTKRENLIEFSNLTHNRAREEALSGLIMLGFNKHLIEKTLDKILNSPDIRQGRDASALSVEDLIKQALKLL, encoded by the coding sequence ATGTATTCATTTATTGAGGGGAAACTTGAAAAGATCACACCTGCTTGCGTAGTTGTCTATACCAGTGGGATAGGTTATCTCCTGAATATATCCCTGAACACCTATTCCCAGATTAAGGATAAGTCTGAATACAGGCTTTTCACCCATCTGGTCGTCAGGGAGGATGCCATGATACTTTTCGGTTTCGCCGATGAGGATGAACGCCACCTGTTCCGCGAACTGATCTCCGTATCCGGCATCGGACCTAATACAGCTAGAGTTATCCTCTCCTCCCTGTCACCGGCCGAAGTGCAGGATGCAATTACCTCTGAAAAAATATCTGTACTGCAATCTGTGAAAGGAATCGGAGCAAAATCAGCACAGAGAATAATTGTAGACCTTAAAGACAGGTTTACGAAAAGGGAAAATTTAATAGAATTTTCTAACCTTACACACAATAGAGCCAGGGAAGAAGCGTTATCAGGATTAATAATGCTGGGCTTTAATAAACATTTAATCGAGAAAACTCTGGACAAAATCCTTAATTCTCCCGATATCCGCCAGGGGAGAGACGCCTCGGCCTTGTCTGTCGAAGATCTGATAAAACAGGCCTTGAAGCTGTTGTAA
- the sprA gene encoding cell surface protein SprA, with amino-acid sequence MVTLVVSFIQAGTSSSDIFPGPDEKSLAAEPDTTNSGDTTKLPFPFHDDSGYPYLDKGNTNGLYLNPTSVKKEVEYDRDNNQYIINSKIGNVNYRDPVPMSFKEYLDYDLDNSLDSYWRQRARTAGATKRTGFLPQIHIGGEIFDRIFGTSTIDIRPQGSAELIFGVLHNRRDDPALSVRQRRTTNFDFEEKIQMNVVAKIGDKIEFNTNYNTEATFDFENKLKLRYEGKEDEIVKLIEAGDVTLPLTSTLITGSQSLFGIKTQLQFGKATVTAVYSEQKSQTSSVRVEGGAQTTPYNIRADEYEENRHFFLAQYFRDHYEQGLAQLPIISSAINITKIEVWVTNIGPAVEENRNIVAFSDLAEVTPFNPNINTLPGAGNYPSTLSNDLVLQLDPAQIRDINMVSNYLNNHQAHFVSGVDYEKVESARKLRPIEYSFNSKLGFISLNTSLNTDQVLAVAFQYTVIGIDSVFQVGELSDEGITPPGCLVVKLLKSTAVNTMIPMWNLMMKNVYSIDAYQINPQDFILNILYSGNDNGVPTGYLTEGPPAVKGIPLIQVLNFDNLDPFLNPPNDGLFDFIDNASTRGGTIQSNNGRVYFTVLEPFGSYLRRKFGDNTQLADKYCYDSLYTLTKFGAQQYPEKNKYLIQGMYKSASGSEISLNAINVPQGSVRVTAGGVPLTENIDYTVDYTLGRVRIINEGILNSGTPINISLENNSMFQIQTQRLVGAHIDYVFNKNLSIGGTVLNLRERPLTQKTNYGEAPISNTMLGLEMNYQKEIPFITKLVDALPFYSTKAPSTVTIMGEVAQFLPGHSKAIGKTGTSYIDDFEASKSTIDLKNYSTWFLASTPQDPSLFPEGLVSGNLAYGANRAKLSWYIIDPLFYQKSGTLKPKNISKDELSNNYSRYIPESEVFPNIDPPNGQPMNLAVFNLAFYPSERGPYNYDVEPTPFSEGMSEDGTLNTPGSRWGGIMRQIETTDFESTNVEYIEFWLMDPFADGTLNSGRGGKLYFHLGDISEDILKDSRKSYENGLPVSAQVQNVDTTVWGRVPTLQALVNSFDNTQGSRQYQDIGYDGLSTEEERSFFEDTYLNRIVNYFNGTNNSAYANAFIDPSGDDYHYFRGTDYDDDPTYSNILERYKQFNNPEKNSPSDEQNPETYPTSYTQLPNVEDINNDNTLSEAERYFEYEIDLDTAHMKIGQNYIADMRVAQNIPLENGQKGEVTWYQFKIPVSNPERVVGNIQDFKSIRFMRMLCRDFQEPIILRFATLELVRGEWRRYKYDLLYPGEYIPNDNQNQTTFDISTVSFEENGSRAPIPYVIPPGIEREINIGTTNLQQINEQAMDYKICGLLDGDARAAYKTTDFDFRDYKHLRMFIHAEDADPAQTIQNGDLTLFVRLGTDFTENFYEYEMPLVFTPWYTTDPESIWPESNRMDIVLQTLVDAKMQRNEAMQQNAWMSASQPFITYDGNNKITIVGTPSISDIKAIMIGVRNPKKLNASDNDDGETKCAEIWINELRVTDFDDKAGWAATGRLSANLADLGNVIIGGLHSTPGFGSIDKKVNERQKETISQYDFATNIEVGKFFPPTWGVRIPMHFDYSQTLSNPQYNPLDPDVLYKDELKYLDKNGKDSLKARSQEVTRRKNLNFINVRKERLGATTKPYPWNIENFNFTYAYQEIYQRSEDIEYDKQKKYRGGLGYTFSLSPKNVSPFAGLGFLKSKAFTLIRDFNFYYLPKLFSFRTEMNRQYNERKLRNKSTVLIIIQPTYLKKWDWIRAWDLKYDLTKGLKIDYTATGNAFISEPPGIIDKNSADWGAYKDSIWSEVRGFGTMGLFNQNFDLNYNIPINKFPYLDWINATLRYGSTYRWRAAPLSIQPIMGNTIENNQNVDINGGIRLSTIYNKIGYLKKLGQPSNQKGKKEPPNKAKTGKTAQQVADSIQADTAKAKPRVNYFKLFGDGLVRILICVKDITVTYSENNGMILPGFKPEPNFLGMRWNDMAPGWGFVFGLQNDIRNTAVKNGWLTTDTLLNNPYITRATKDLTYRANIEPFRDFRIEITGNWSKSLTHEEYFKAGPDGIFRPFSPVDRGTFTMSYWMWKSAFVNDEVGNISPTFQKFLDNRKEIAFRLARDNPNWNGAVTDSTGFPVGYGPSSVQVLAPSFMAAFSNISTDKIFLSPFPNIPYPNWRLTYNGLNKVEFFKKLLKNINITHAYRSVYSISSFVSNLDYRENLQYPDNPSAFDKSGNYIAQYRIDLISITEQFAPLINIDMTWYNSLLTRVEFNRSRNLSLSFVNNQLTEVSSNEFIIGVGYRFKDVQFNVTSIGGGGKKTRIKSDLNIKLDFSVKNNKTILRRIDEVYNLISSGQRVFSINASADYMINQKLNVRFFFDQTVNNPYTSNQFKNSTTRGGISLRFTLAQ; translated from the coding sequence ATGGTCACCCTTGTCGTATCTTTTATCCAGGCAGGGACGTCCTCATCAGATATTTTTCCCGGCCCCGATGAAAAATCCCTCGCAGCAGAACCCGACACGACAAATTCAGGCGATACCACCAAATTACCCTTTCCATTTCATGATGATTCCGGTTATCCCTATCTTGATAAAGGGAATACCAATGGCCTTTATCTGAATCCTACATCGGTTAAAAAAGAAGTGGAATATGACCGTGACAATAACCAGTATATCATCAACAGTAAGATTGGTAATGTGAACTACCGTGATCCGGTGCCCATGTCGTTTAAGGAATACCTTGATTACGATCTGGATAATTCACTCGACAGTTACTGGCGACAGCGGGCGCGAACTGCCGGGGCAACCAAACGCACAGGTTTCCTCCCTCAGATTCATATCGGTGGTGAAATATTCGACAGGATATTTGGCACCAGCACCATCGATATCCGGCCACAGGGTTCTGCAGAACTGATATTCGGCGTTCTCCATAACAGAAGAGATGATCCAGCTCTCAGCGTCAGGCAGAGAAGGACAACCAATTTCGATTTTGAAGAAAAAATACAAATGAATGTCGTCGCGAAAATCGGCGATAAGATTGAATTCAATACAAATTATAATACCGAAGCGACCTTTGACTTTGAAAATAAATTAAAACTCCGGTACGAAGGGAAAGAAGATGAAATTGTCAAGTTAATTGAAGCCGGTGATGTGACGCTGCCCCTGACCAGCACGCTTATTACGGGAAGCCAGAGTTTATTCGGCATTAAGACACAACTGCAGTTTGGAAAAGCTACAGTTACCGCTGTATATTCCGAACAGAAAAGCCAGACCAGCAGCGTGAGGGTCGAAGGAGGAGCGCAAACCACACCTTACAACATCCGCGCTGATGAATATGAAGAAAACCGCCACTTCTTTCTTGCACAGTATTTCCGGGATCACTATGAGCAGGGATTAGCCCAGTTGCCTATCATCAGTTCAGCCATCAACATCACAAAGATTGAGGTGTGGGTCACCAACATAGGCCCTGCTGTGGAGGAAAACAGGAATATCGTAGCCTTCTCCGACCTGGCTGAAGTCACACCTTTCAATCCTAATATTAACACCTTGCCAGGAGCTGGCAATTATCCCTCCACGCTTTCAAACGACCTTGTTCTCCAGCTCGATCCTGCCCAGATCAGGGATATCAACATGGTGAGTAACTACCTCAATAATCACCAGGCCCATTTCGTTTCAGGCGTTGATTATGAAAAAGTCGAGAGTGCGCGTAAACTAAGGCCCATTGAGTATTCTTTCAACAGTAAACTGGGTTTTATTTCCTTAAACACATCCCTTAATACAGATCAGGTGTTAGCCGTTGCCTTCCAGTATACCGTTATCGGTATTGACAGCGTATTTCAGGTTGGCGAACTCTCCGACGAGGGTATAACGCCCCCAGGGTGCCTCGTTGTCAAGTTGCTGAAGAGCACCGCTGTGAACACCATGATACCTATGTGGAACCTGATGATGAAAAATGTGTATTCCATAGATGCTTATCAGATAAATCCACAGGATTTTATTTTAAATATCCTGTATTCCGGTAACGACAATGGTGTTCCGACAGGATACCTGACCGAAGGACCTCCTGCAGTGAAAGGCATTCCCCTCATTCAGGTTTTAAATTTCGACAACCTGGATCCCTTTCTTAATCCTCCTAACGATGGTCTTTTCGACTTCATCGATAATGCATCTACCAGGGGGGGAACCATCCAATCGAACAATGGACGTGTTTATTTCACCGTCCTGGAGCCCTTCGGCAGTTATCTGCGGCGAAAATTCGGCGATAATACCCAACTAGCTGATAAATACTGTTATGATTCGTTATATACCCTGACAAAATTCGGCGCACAGCAATATCCCGAAAAAAATAAATACCTGATACAGGGTATGTATAAATCTGCCTCCGGTTCGGAGATCTCACTGAATGCAATTAACGTACCCCAGGGCTCGGTGCGGGTCACAGCCGGCGGCGTACCCCTGACCGAAAATATCGACTATACCGTCGACTATACTTTAGGACGTGTGCGCATCATTAATGAGGGTATTCTCAATTCCGGCACCCCTATCAATATCTCACTTGAAAACAATTCCATGTTCCAGATCCAAACCCAGCGTCTGGTGGGAGCCCATATCGATTATGTATTCAATAAAAACCTGAGTATAGGTGGGACTGTTTTGAATCTCCGGGAACGGCCGTTGACACAGAAAACCAATTACGGCGAAGCCCCCATATCCAACACTATGCTGGGACTGGAAATGAACTACCAGAAAGAGATTCCGTTCATTACAAAACTGGTCGACGCCTTGCCGTTTTACAGCACTAAGGCTCCATCAACAGTTACAATTATGGGAGAGGTAGCCCAGTTCCTGCCGGGACATTCCAAAGCTATCGGAAAAACCGGCACATCATACATTGACGATTTCGAGGCCAGTAAATCCACCATCGACCTAAAAAATTACAGCACATGGTTTCTGGCCAGTACACCACAGGATCCTTCGTTGTTCCCCGAAGGCCTGGTCAGCGGAAACCTGGCCTATGGCGCTAACAGGGCTAAACTATCCTGGTATATCATCGATCCTCTCTTCTATCAGAAATCCGGAACGCTGAAACCCAAGAACATCAGCAAGGATGAATTATCAAATAATTATTCAAGATACATTCCTGAAAGCGAAGTCTTTCCCAATATTGACCCGCCTAACGGTCAGCCTATGAACCTGGCAGTTTTTAACCTGGCTTTTTATCCTTCTGAAAGAGGCCCATATAATTATGACGTAGAGCCTACGCCATTTTCTGAAGGTATGAGTGAGGACGGCACTTTGAATACTCCTGGTTCCCGGTGGGGAGGCATAATGCGCCAGATTGAAACCACTGACTTTGAATCAACCAATGTCGAATACATCGAGTTCTGGTTAATGGATCCTTTTGCCGACGGAACCCTGAATAGCGGAAGGGGTGGTAAACTATACTTCCACCTAGGTGATATCTCCGAAGACATTCTTAAAGATTCGCGTAAAAGTTATGAAAATGGTCTTCCTGTTTCAGCCCAGGTGCAAAATGTCGATACCACTGTCTGGGGAAGGGTTCCCACTCTGCAGGCTCTGGTTAATTCGTTCGACAATACCCAGGGCTCCCGGCAGTACCAGGATATTGGGTATGATGGCCTCTCCACTGAAGAGGAACGTTCATTTTTCGAAGATACTTATCTCAACAGGATTGTGAACTATTTCAACGGAACCAACAATAGTGCATATGCCAATGCATTCATTGATCCTTCGGGCGATGATTACCATTACTTCCGCGGTACGGATTATGATGATGATCCCACTTACAGTAATATTCTGGAACGTTATAAACAGTTCAATAATCCCGAAAAAAACTCCCCCAGCGATGAGCAAAATCCTGAAACCTATCCTACCTCCTATACCCAGTTACCCAATGTTGAAGATATCAATAATGATAATACACTCAGTGAGGCTGAACGCTATTTTGAATATGAGATTGATCTCGATACAGCCCATATGAAGATTGGTCAGAATTATATTGCCGACATGCGGGTAGCCCAAAATATCCCACTGGAGAACGGACAAAAAGGAGAGGTGACATGGTACCAGTTTAAGATTCCTGTTTCAAATCCTGAACGGGTAGTCGGCAATATCCAGGACTTCAAGTCTATCAGGTTTATGCGTATGCTGTGCAGGGATTTCCAGGAACCTATAATATTGCGCTTTGCTACGCTCGAACTTGTAAGAGGTGAATGGCGGCGGTATAAATATGATCTTCTTTATCCTGGTGAATATATCCCTAATGATAATCAGAATCAAACCACCTTCGACATTTCAACTGTCAGTTTTGAGGAAAATGGCAGCAGGGCTCCAATTCCTTATGTCATTCCTCCTGGCATTGAAAGGGAAATAAATATAGGCACAACGAACCTGCAACAGATTAATGAGCAGGCTATGGATTATAAGATTTGTGGTCTCCTGGACGGCGATGCCCGTGCGGCTTATAAGACAACCGATTTTGATTTCAGGGATTATAAACACCTCCGGATGTTTATTCACGCTGAGGATGCCGATCCGGCACAGACCATTCAGAATGGCGACCTCACTCTTTTCGTGCGGCTTGGCACAGACTTTACCGAGAACTTTTACGAATATGAGATGCCCCTCGTCTTCACTCCCTGGTATACGACTGATCCGGAATCCATATGGCCTGAATCGAACCGGATGGATATCGTTCTTCAAACACTGGTGGATGCAAAAATGCAACGCAATGAGGCCATGCAACAGAACGCCTGGATGTCGGCGTCGCAACCTTTTATCACCTATGACGGAAATAATAAAATCACTATTGTCGGTACACCCAGCATCAGTGATATCAAGGCCATCATGATCGGCGTGCGCAATCCCAAAAAATTGAATGCATCCGATAATGATGATGGCGAAACCAAATGTGCCGAGATATGGATAAATGAACTTCGCGTTACCGATTTTGACGATAAAGCCGGATGGGCTGCCACAGGCCGTTTGAGTGCAAACCTGGCCGACCTCGGCAATGTCATCATCGGAGGCTTGCACAGCACACCGGGATTTGGCAGCATTGATAAAAAGGTGAATGAACGCCAGAAAGAAACGATATCACAATATGATTTCGCCACCAATATAGAAGTCGGTAAATTCTTCCCGCCTACATGGGGTGTGCGTATCCCGATGCACTTCGATTACTCACAAACCCTCAGCAATCCACAATATAATCCACTGGATCCCGATGTCCTGTATAAGGATGAATTAAAATATCTGGATAAAAATGGGAAAGACTCACTTAAGGCCCGGTCACAGGAGGTGACCCGAAGGAAAAACCTGAATTTCATTAATGTCCGCAAAGAACGTCTGGGCGCCACTACAAAACCTTATCCCTGGAATATTGAGAACTTTAATTTTACCTATGCTTACCAGGAGATTTATCAGCGCAGTGAAGATATCGAATACGATAAACAAAAGAAATACAGGGGAGGACTGGGCTATACATTTTCATTGAGTCCTAAGAATGTATCACCTTTTGCCGGTTTAGGTTTTCTTAAATCCAAGGCCTTTACCCTCATACGTGATTTTAATTTTTATTACCTGCCTAAACTGTTCAGCTTCAGGACTGAAATGAACCGGCAGTATAATGAACGAAAGTTGCGCAATAAAAGCACAGTACTCATTATCATCCAGCCGACTTATCTCAAGAAATGGGACTGGATCAGGGCATGGGATCTGAAATATGATCTGACAAAGGGCCTTAAAATCGACTATACTGCTACAGGAAATGCCTTTATCAGCGAGCCACCGGGGATTATTGATAAAAACTCGGCCGACTGGGGCGCCTATAAGGATTCCATCTGGTCCGAAGTGCGTGGCTTCGGAACCATGGGGCTCTTCAATCAGAACTTCGATCTCAACTATAATATTCCGATTAATAAATTTCCATATCTGGATTGGATCAACGCCACACTGAGATATGGAAGCACATACAGATGGCGAGCTGCACCATTATCTATCCAGCCGATCATGGGCAATACGATTGAAAATAATCAGAACGTCGATATCAATGGAGGTATTCGGCTGTCGACTATCTATAATAAAATCGGCTACCTGAAAAAACTGGGACAGCCCTCAAACCAGAAAGGGAAGAAAGAACCTCCCAACAAAGCAAAAACCGGGAAGACTGCACAACAGGTTGCTGACTCTATACAAGCCGATACCGCAAAGGCCAAACCCCGAGTCAATTACTTCAAACTTTTTGGTGATGGCCTGGTCAGAATACTCATCTGTGTGAAGGATATCACGGTGACCTATTCCGAAAATAATGGGATGATACTCCCCGGCTTCAAACCTGAACCCAATTTTCTTGGCATGCGCTGGAATGACATGGCTCCCGGATGGGGATTTGTCTTTGGACTGCAAAACGACATCCGTAATACAGCAGTAAAAAATGGATGGCTCACAACTGATACTCTTTTAAATAATCCTTATATCACCAGGGCTACAAAAGATCTTACCTACAGGGCAAACATTGAACCCTTCAGGGATTTCCGTATCGAAATCACCGGAAACTGGAGCAAGAGCCTCACACACGAAGAGTACTTCAAAGCAGGCCCCGACGGGATCTTTAGACCCTTTTCTCCCGTCGACAGGGGCACCTTCACCATGTCGTACTGGATGTGGAAATCAGCATTTGTCAATGATGAAGTGGGCAATATTTCACCGACTTTCCAGAAATTTCTCGATAACCGTAAGGAAATCGCTTTCCGTCTGGCAAGGGATAATCCAAACTGGAATGGGGCAGTTACCGATTCCACAGGATTTCCCGTTGGTTATGGACCATCGTCAGTTCAGGTACTGGCACCCTCCTTTATGGCTGCTTTTTCCAACATATCAACCGATAAAATATTCCTGAGTCCTTTCCCGAATATTCCTTATCCAAACTGGCGACTGACATATAACGGGCTGAACAAAGTGGAATTCTTCAAGAAACTCCTGAAAAACATCAATATCACTCATGCATACCGCTCAGTTTACAGCATCTCATCGTTTGTCTCTAATCTCGATTACAGGGAAAATTTGCAGTATCCTGATAATCCTTCTGCTTTTGATAAATCAGGGAACTATATTGCCCAGTACAGGATTGACCTGATCTCCATTACGGAGCAGTTTGCACCCCTGATAAATATCGACATGACATGGTACAACAGCCTGCTGACACGTGTCGAATTCAACCGCTCACGCAACCTCTCGCTGAGTTTTGTCAATAACCAGCTCACCGAGGTGTCAAGCAACGAATTCATCATCGGTGTCGGATACCGTTTCAAGGATGTACAGTTTAATGTCACCTCCATCGGCGGAGGTGGGAAAAAGACGCGCATCAAAAGCGACCTCAACATAAAACTGGATTTCTCTGTAAAAAACAATAAAACCATTCTGCGGCGTATAGACGAGGTCTATAACCTGATATCCAGCGGACAGAGGGTGTTTTCCATCAATGCATCAGCCGATTATATGATCAATCAAAAACTAAACGTCAGGTTTTTCTTTGATCAGACTGTGAATAATCCCTATACATCCAACCAGTTCAAGAATTCCACAACCAGGGGAGGCATAAGCCTACGCTTCACTCTGGCGCAGTGA
- the gcvH gene encoding glycine cleavage system protein GcvH, with amino-acid sequence MNIPGNLKYTNDHEWIRVEGRTGIIGVTDFAQGELGDVVFIEVETVGESLGKHETFGTIEAVKTVSDMFMPVSGEVLEFNAELEAKPELINKDPYGDGWIIKIRISDVDELDDLLDAGQYKEIIG; translated from the coding sequence ATGAATATACCAGGCAATTTAAAATATACAAACGATCACGAATGGATCAGAGTTGAAGGACGGACCGGGATCATTGGTGTCACCGATTTTGCACAGGGCGAATTGGGCGATGTCGTTTTCATTGAGGTGGAAACCGTTGGCGAATCACTTGGCAAACATGAAACATTCGGTACCATTGAAGCAGTCAAAACAGTTTCCGATATGTTCATGCCCGTTTCAGGTGAAGTGTTGGAATTCAATGCAGAACTTGAAGCCAAACCTGAACTGATCAATAAAGATCCTTATGGTGATGGTTGGATTATCAAAATCAGGATTAGTGACGTAGATGAATTGGATGACTTGCTTGACGCCGGTCAATATAAGGAGATTATCGGATAA